The stretch of DNA AGGGCGATGATGGAGTTGACGATGGATTTCTCGTCGACGATCTCGCCGATCGGCGTGAAGCTGCCGTTGGCCTTGGTCAGGCGCGTGACCTGGTGCGCGGCTTCGCGGGTCAGGGCGTCACGCAGCGGCGTGTACGGGTTGACGAACGAGGCGCCCGGCAGGTGCAGGCCCATGACTTCCATCAGCAACTGGTTGGTGTTGGCGGTGCCGTAGAAGGTGCAGGTGCCCGGGCTGTGGTAGGACTTCATCTCCGATTCCAGCAGCTCTTCGCGAGTGGCCTTGCCTTCGGCGTAGCGCTGGCGCACGTCGGCTTTCTGTTTGTTGGAGATCCCCGACGGCATCGGGCCGCCCGGTACGAAGATCATCGGCAGGTGGCCGTAGCGCAGGGCGCCCATCATCAGGCCGGGGACGATCTTGTCGCAGATACCCAGCATCAGCGCGGCGTCGAACATGTTGTGGGACAGCGCTACCGCCGTGGACATGGCAATCACTTCGCGGCTCAGCAGGCTGAGCTCCATGCCCGGCTCGCCCTGGGTCACGCCGTCGCACATGGCGGGGGTACCGCCGGCGAACTGGCCAACAGAACCGACTTCACGCAGGGCCTTTTTGATTTGCTCGGGGAAATGTTCGTATGGCTGGTGGGCCGACAGCATGTCGTTATATGACGAAACAATTGCCACGTTGGCGGCGTTCATCATGCGCAGGCTGTTTTTGTCTTCGGTGCCACACCCGGCCACGCCGTGGGCAAAGTTGGCGCATTGCAGCTTGCCGCGCATCGGGCCGTCGCTGGCAGCGCCGCGAATGAGCGCAAGGTATGCCTCACGGGTTGCACGGCTGCGGGCGATAAGCCGTTCGGTGACCTCAAGTACGCGGGGATGCATGTATAGAACTCCAGGCTAACGGATGTGGCGACCTGAGTGTCTATGCTGGTCAAAAGCCCGCCGCGAAGAGGTTGGCAGGGTGTTGCTTGACCAATCGGACCAGTTGATTCAGGTCACTCGTTGTAGATTGAACAAAATATTGCCACTAAAAAGGCTTGTTTTCTATTTTTATGCGAATAATCTTGTAATTCTTACAACAAATCGACGACAGGCACCTTCCAATGACTCTACGTATCGCTATCAATGGTTTTGGCCGTATTGGCCGTAATGTCCTGCGCGCACTTTATACCCAAGGCTACCGTCAGGATTTGCAGATCGTCGCCATCAACGATCTCGGCGACAGCTCGATCAATGCCCACCTGCTTAAATACGACACCGTCCACGGTACTTTCGACGCAGAGGTCGCTCATGATCAGGAAAGCCTGACCGTGAACGGTGACCGGATTGCCGTGAGTGCCATTCGCAACCCGGCCGACCTGCCGTGGGCTGCGCACAAGGTGGACGTGGTGTTCGAATGCACCGGTCTGTTCACCGACCGTGACAAGGCCGCCGCCCATATTACCGCCGGCGCGCGCAAGGTAATCATCTCGGCCCCGGCCAAGGGCGCCGATGCCACCGTGGTGTACGGGGTAAACCATGACATTTTGCGTCAATCCCACCAGATCATCTCCAACGCTTCCTGCACCACCAACTGCCTGGCGCCCGTGGCCCAGGTGCTGCACCGCGAGCTGGGCATCGAAAGCGGCCTGATGACCACCATCCACGCCTACACCAACGACCAGAACCTGACCGACGTCTACCACACCGACCCGTACCGCGCGCGCTCGGCCACCCAGAACATGATCCCGAGCAAGACCGGCGCTGCCGAAGCCGTGGGCCTGGTGCTGCCGGAACTGGCAGGCAAGCTGACCGGCATGGCCGTGCGTGTACCGGTGATCAACGTGTCGCTGGTGGACCTCACCGTGCAACTGAAAAAAGAAGCCAGTGCCGAGCAGGTCAACGCGCTGCTGAAAGAAGCCAGCCAGCACTCGAAAATCCTCGGCTACAACACCCTGCCGCTGGTTTCCAGTGACTTCAACCATAACCCGCTTTCGTCGATCTTCGACGCCAATCACACCAAGGTCAGCGGCAAACTGCTGAAAGTGCTGGCCTGGTATGACAACGAGTGGGGCTTCTCGAACCGGATGCTGGATAACTGCCTGGCGCTGTGCAACGCCGAGTAATGCTCGGCCTGTAGGAGCGAGCTTGCTCGCGAAAAACGCAAAACCACCGCGTTTATTCAGGATGCCAGCGATATCGTTGACGCCCTTCGCGAGCAAGCTCGCTCCTACAGTAATCCAAAGTGCCACTTGCCA from Pseudomonas sp. NC02 encodes:
- the gap gene encoding type I glyceraldehyde-3-phosphate dehydrogenase yields the protein MTLRIAINGFGRIGRNVLRALYTQGYRQDLQIVAINDLGDSSINAHLLKYDTVHGTFDAEVAHDQESLTVNGDRIAVSAIRNPADLPWAAHKVDVVFECTGLFTDRDKAAAHITAGARKVIISAPAKGADATVVYGVNHDILRQSHQIISNASCTTNCLAPVAQVLHRELGIESGLMTTIHAYTNDQNLTDVYHTDPYRARSATQNMIPSKTGAAEAVGLVLPELAGKLTGMAVRVPVINVSLVDLTVQLKKEASAEQVNALLKEASQHSKILGYNTLPLVSSDFNHNPLSSIFDANHTKVSGKLLKVLAWYDNEWGFSNRMLDNCLALCNAE